DNA from Centroberyx gerrardi isolate f3 chromosome 20, fCenGer3.hap1.cur.20231027, whole genome shotgun sequence:
CCCTACTAGCTCACTAACCATCACGCCAACATCACTGGTGGTGTCAGTGGCTGCTGTATGttgtacagtacagacagtgaTTGTGTTCACAAACCTGTGTCCTGTCAACGTTGACGTCTAACCTTGACAATGAGAGGGGAACGACGCTAGTGAAGGGCAAGGCAGACACCACAGGAGAGTCCCTATTAACGCTAAAATTCACTGTTCTGTCTCTTGCTACTGAAACCGCCATAACCTTTGTTTGTATTCGGACATTGAATACGAAATCTTTGTCTTGTCCTCGGCCACGCATTTGAGAACCAGATGCATGACAACTTGACAAGTGAAACCCAGTTGTCTTAAACCACTAAAATGCTAATTGGCTAACGGTTGTTGTGACGTGCACATATACTCTTATACATTTGATATATGCTTTTTTGGTGCACAGCAACTatttggcattttcaaaattgactGCATGAGGGAGATAAAAACGTTAGCTGTCGTTTGTCTGTTTGACGTCACAACTATGCGACACATTTCCTATCCCGTTAGCATTTCTTACAATGAATTAAGTAAGGTTTCTGTGGACGTGCAGTTGTCTgacaacacaaacagagagatacTGTAGGGCAATGGCAACACTTGCATAAGTGATGACAGACTAAGTCGGACGATAAGTAAAGTCGACTTCTTAACATTACTGGGAAGGGTGAgaatctcttctcttcccctgaACAAAACAGTGGTAGTGTTTTCCATCATAAGACTAGTTTGTACTACATCCTTTGGGTTAGTGCTTTTCATTTGACACATGCTGTGCTTCATGATGGTTAAGGAGATGTGCCTATGTCACTATTTAATGCTCTGCCAAATTTTGTGTGACAGGCATAATGGCAGTCCCTCCACCATATGCAGACCTTGGAAAATCTGCAAAGGATATCTTCAACAAAGGATATGGTAATTTAAAGCATGATAAAGCATTTTGATAAGTGTGTATTTATTGACCTTCAGAGAACAGGCGCAGTGTTTGAAATATACTACCAGGTCTAATTGGTTTATCACTATGAATGTCTTTGCAGGATTTGGACTGGTGAAACTTGATGTGAAGACCAAGTCTTCAAGTGGAGTGGTGAGTTTAACAGTTATTCCAGGCATATAGTCATGGAGAGACCTAATGGTCAACAGTGAGAATAGTAGTCAAACTAAATTTACATAGCAATATTTTCatggttttcagtgtttcctcctgcttttaacaatttttgtCAGTTAATTTATCCATATCTTATAATTGAGTTCAGCATAGAATGGTAATTGACAATGTTATTCAgaatctgaatcagaatcagctttattggccaagtatgcacacatacaaggaatttgactccggtttttcgttgctctcaatgtacttacacagaataaatatatagctaaaaacaaggacaacaagatgaacagaggtaaacctaaacatttaactactatgtaaaTAAGTATATACTCTACtctaagtatatatatatatatatatatatatatatatatatatatatatatatatatatatatatgtatgtatgtgtgtaaacaacactaggacaatagtgcaatggtgcagagtgcaaagatgctggaataaatatggagTTGTTAGTGTAGcaggttacattatatacatgagagattacacattacatacattatacacacattatatacacaaatcagatattgtacagatgatgatgatgggggaggaggagcaggaggaatgtctttcttgactttttttttagatgtgtCAGTTGACCAGTGACAGTAGTTAAAGTTCTCAACACTGCTGTAGGTCCCAAGTCGGCTTAATATCTTCTCTGTTCTCTATAGGAATTCAAAACGTCTGGATCGTCCAACACAGACACCAGCAAGGTCAATGGAACCCTGGAAACCAAGTACAAGTGGGGTGAATATGGACTGACATTCACAGAGAAGTGGACCACCGACAACACACTTGGGACAGAAATTTGTGTTGAGGATCAGGTAAATTAATAACACCGGCATGCCACTGATGATTTCACGAATCgaattacattaaattaaatgtacCTAACTAAATGATTTTCTTCTTTAGATCACCAAAGGACTGAAACTGACTTTTGACACTACATTTTCGCCAAATACTGGGTATGCTACAGTCAGTCTgtttaatgaaaaataattatacatCAAAATATTGCTTGGAAAAAATCCTGCCAAGGTGATGCTAGGTAATCAAACTTGATGTAATTAATTCTCTtgattttcctttgtttttgtcatctgACAGCAAGAAGAGTGGCAAAGTCAAGTCAGCCTATAAACGTGAATACCTTAATCTTGGCGTCGATGTGGACTTTGATTTTGCCGGTCCTGCGATCCACGGAGCAGCAGTGGCCGGCTACGAGggatggctggctggctacCAGATGACCTTTGACACAGCCAAATCCAAGATGACCCAGAGCAACTTTGCAGTTGGCTACAAGACCGGCGACTTCCAGCTCCACACTAATGTGTACGTTTTGGCATCAACAAATGACCGATCCAAGCACTGTCGAGTATTGACCTGATCAATATCTCATGTGGTAATTTGTCAAGTGAGACTGTTTAGGAATACTGAAGTTCTGTTGTCTCTGTGCCTGTCTTTCCTCTTTCCAGTAATGATGGTTCAGAGTTTGGCGGGTCCATTTACCAGAAGGTAAACGACCAACTGGAGACTGCTGTGAACCTTGCATGGACAGCAGGCAGCAACAGCACTCGCTTTGGCATTGCTGCCAAATACCAGTTAGACTCCAGTGCCTCCCTGTCAGTAAGTGCCTTTTCTACTGTATCCTGATGTCCCTTCTACTCTGTGGACGTAGATTAAATGGCGCAGTTATCTTATACGACTGAATAATTAAGACAAACGACATCATCATGATGAGGAAACGCACATTTctattggttgtttttttttattgaacgatttaatgctttttttcccAGGCTAAAGTGAATAACGCCAGCTTGGTAGGAATTGGCTACACCCAGACTCTGCGGCCTGGTAAGAACCATCTCCTCTTTATGATCCATCCACCTCCAAAGATTGTGGACTTTGTTTCCAGTAACTTCTTCTCATCTTTCCCCAAGGTATGAAACTAGTCCTGTCAGCACTGGTGGATGGAAAGAGCATCAATGCCGGTGGCCACAAACTAGGTCTGGGGCTGGAACTGGAGGCGTGAGGATCTGCCCGGCCATTTCTGAAGAGGAGTACCGGCAGAATCCGGCCTTGCGTGTTTCCTACCCGGTCAGCAAAAGATCTTTCAAAGAGATGAATCCAAAGCAAAAGAAACCCACTTCTCAAGTACTGTTAGACACCCACCGCTCCACCACCCTCTTTTTCATTTTGGGTTATAATCACTCATCATGTTTCTTATCAGATGTGTTATTAAATGAATGCTTGTATCACTTCGTCCTCCATAGTAAAATGTATCCTTCTCCAAGGCAGACATCTCCATGTTCTTTGGCTTCATCGGTATGACAATCCATGAATGGTTCCTCATTACTTTATTCAAGCGCGATAATGTTGTAGAATGTAAACCTAAGCTGTAATTTTGCACAGTAGCATATACCTTTATTTAAGCTCTTCCTCCCttgttttatttgcacattttgtttgttctttcttttggTAGTGATGTTCTGCCGTCAAAAGGGTCGCTCCTACAAAAATATGCTTATCAAGATGATGCCATTCTACTGGTTGGTCTTTATTTATCTTATATCTTAGAGAGGCTTAACCATGCTGTGTGGTTAGTTTCACACCTCTACTATCTTGAGTACCTGCTTCTAAGTTATAAATGATAAAAGAAGTTGCAAGACAATGCCAAAAGGATTTTCTGTTTCCTCGGTGTGACGAGAGCGAAAGAATATCTGAGTGAATCCTCCACCTTCCCCTCCCCATATTTGAAGACTGGGACACTAATCAGGAACAAAATCcctgtgcgcatgtgtgtgtgtgtgggcatgtgtgtatgtctaccTTTGCAATAAAGTCTTTAAAtcagttttttctgtttatttgtgttctCCTTTCCTGggaaattacaatataatacattttgcaCAGCATGGAGGATGGTATTAAATCAACACATGGTCAGATAATGATGTACTACAATGACAAATAATTtacaaatttgaatttgttttattatatatatacacttaaTCAGTTTTAAGAATTTGATTGCGTATGGAATTTGTAAACACTGCTTTACCAAGTTGATTTGAGTTATTTCCATCATTCCAACACCACTCAAATGCCCCATTTTGCATTGTAACTGAAGCTGATGAAATTTGGGAAAGTCATGAAGTTACTATAGTTTCAGAGTTTCTGTGACTTTGGCGAAGGGAGACAGTTTAATTACCACTTCCTAACATTAAGATTGGTTATAAATGCACATTGTTCTATAATTTTGACAGTAAAATTTGTTCTAAAGCTGCAGTGAAACAAGTCTAGAAGGTAGACTTCAGTTTCTGGTACCACCACATGCTCCACATAATCTGAAAGGTAACGCACTAGTTGATCTCTTGTCGTTAAGATGATGAGCACTTCTCACCATTACCAGAACCTTCATTTGTAGCATGAAGGACTGCGATTATCTTTAACTACAGTTTGATTGCTATTGTGAGCCCGTCTCCCACAGTGAGCATGCTGAGGTTGATCCGGGCGTCTCGGTACAGCTTCTTGTTCAGCTTGTCTATGGCCTGGGTGTCCGCATCATCAGGGGCGGGGTTCACCACCCTCCCACTCCACAGCACCTGCAGGGTAAGAAATTAAGAGGGTGTCAGCTTGATATGATCCTTACATAAATATCTAAAGTGTTCAGAATAGGCGTTCTGTTGTGATTCTATGAACACCATAGCTCAAAATTAAACTTTTGTCTTTGGTAAACTTTGGAAACACCACTTACATTATCAATAGCAATGATGCCTCCTTTCCGCAACAGCTGCAGAGACTTTTCGTAGTAGTTATCGTAATTTACTTTGTCCGCGTCAATAAAGACAAAGTCGAACGTTTCAGCCTCACCAGCTGCCAGGAGATCATC
Protein-coding regions in this window:
- the LOC139918353 gene encoding non-selective voltage-gated ion channel VDAC2-like — its product is MAVPPPYADLGKSAKDIFNKGYGFGLVKLDVKTKSSSGVEFKTSGSSNTDTSKVNGTLETKYKWGEYGLTFTEKWTTDNTLGTEICVEDQITKGLKLTFDTTFSPNTGKKSGKVKSAYKREYLNLGVDVDFDFAGPAIHGAAVAGYEGWLAGYQMTFDTAKSKMTQSNFAVGYKTGDFQLHTNVNDGSEFGGSIYQKVNDQLETAVNLAWTAGSNSTRFGIAAKYQLDSSASLSAKVNNASLVGIGYTQTLRPGMKLVLSALVDGKSINAGGHKLGLGLELEA